A single Muntiacus reevesi chromosome 9, mMunRee1.1, whole genome shotgun sequence DNA region contains:
- the LOC136175009 gene encoding small ribosomal subunit protein uS10-like: MTFKDAGKTPVEPGVAIHRIRITLTSCNVKSPEKVCADLIRGVKEKNLKVKGPVRMPIKTLRITTRKTSCGEGSKTWDRFQMRIHKRLIDLHSPSEIVKQITSISIEPGVEVEVTIADA; encoded by the coding sequence ATGACCTTTAAAGACGCCGGCAAGACTCCCGTGGAGCCAGGGGTGGCCATTCACCGGATTAGGATCACCCTCACCAGCTGCAATGTGAAGTCTCCGGAGAAGGTGTGTGCTGACCTGATCAGAGGCGTgaaggaaaagaatctcaaagTCAAAGGACCAGTTCGGATGCCTATCAAGACTCTGAGAATAACTACAAGGAAAACTTCTTGTGGAGAAGGTTCTAAGACTTGGGATCGATTCCAAATGAGGATCCACAAGCGACTCATTGACCTGCACAGCCCTTCTGAAATTGTCAAGCAGATCACTTCCATCAGTATTGAGCCGGGAGTCGAGGTGGAAGTCACCATTGCTGATGCCTAA